One segment of Zhihengliuella halotolerans DNA contains the following:
- the glnA gene encoding type I glutamate--ammonia ligase, which produces MDRQQEFVLRTIEERDVRFVRLWFTDVVGSLKSVALAPAEVEGAFEEGLGFDGSSIEGLSRIYESDMLLQPDPSTFQILPWRGQVEPTSRMFCDILTPDGTPSPADSRQVLKRQLAQAADMGFTCYTHPEVEFYLLESDELDAAGNPIPVDHGGYFDHVTGGVAQDFRRKAVTMLEAVGISVEFSHHENGPGQNEIDLRYADALQTADNIMTFRTVVKEVALQQGIYATFMPKPFSEHAGSGMHTHFSLFEGDTNAFFEAGNEYQLSQTARQFIAGILHHAPEFTAITNQFVNSYKRLWGGGEAPSHLAWGHNNRSALVRVPLYKPNKGQSARIEYRGIDSAANPYLAYSVLLGAGLKGIQEGYELPEAAEDDVWSLSNAERRALGHNPLPGSLHDAIRVMEDSELVAEVLGEQVFDSFLRNKRDEWSAYRQNVSPFEINRYLGIL; this is translated from the coding sequence GTGGACCGTCAGCAGGAATTTGTGCTGAGGACGATTGAAGAGCGCGACGTCCGCTTCGTGCGGTTGTGGTTCACCGACGTCGTCGGCTCGCTGAAGTCTGTGGCCTTGGCTCCCGCCGAGGTCGAGGGGGCCTTCGAAGAGGGGCTCGGATTCGACGGTTCGTCGATCGAGGGGCTCTCGCGGATCTACGAGTCCGACATGCTGCTCCAGCCGGATCCCTCGACGTTCCAGATCCTGCCCTGGCGCGGGCAGGTCGAGCCGACGAGCCGCATGTTTTGCGACATTCTGACCCCGGACGGCACGCCATCACCGGCGGATTCCCGCCAGGTGCTCAAGCGGCAGCTCGCGCAGGCCGCGGACATGGGCTTCACGTGCTACACGCACCCCGAGGTCGAGTTCTACCTGCTCGAGTCGGACGAGCTCGACGCCGCCGGGAACCCCATCCCGGTCGACCACGGCGGCTACTTCGACCACGTGACCGGTGGCGTCGCCCAGGACTTCCGCCGCAAGGCCGTCACGATGCTCGAGGCCGTCGGCATCTCGGTGGAGTTCAGCCACCACGAGAATGGCCCCGGCCAGAACGAGATCGACCTGCGCTACGCCGACGCCCTGCAGACCGCAGACAACATCATGACGTTCCGGACAGTCGTCAAGGAGGTGGCCCTGCAGCAGGGCATCTACGCGACGTTCATGCCGAAGCCGTTCTCCGAGCACGCCGGGTCCGGCATGCACACGCACTTCTCGCTCTTCGAGGGCGACACCAACGCCTTCTTCGAGGCCGGCAACGAATACCAGCTCTCGCAGACGGCGCGCCAGTTCATCGCCGGGATCCTGCATCACGCGCCGGAGTTCACCGCCATCACGAACCAGTTCGTGAACTCCTACAAGCGACTCTGGGGCGGGGGCGAGGCCCCGAGCCACCTGGCATGGGGCCACAACAACCGGTCCGCGCTGGTGCGCGTGCCCCTCTACAAGCCCAACAAGGGCCAGTCCGCGCGCATCGAGTACCGCGGCATCGACTCCGCCGCGAATCCGTACCTGGCGTACTCGGTTCTGCTCGGCGCCGGTCTGAAGGGCATCCAGGAGGGCTACGAGCTGCCCGAAGCTGCTGAGGACGACGTCTGGAGCCTCTCCAACGCAGAACGCCGGGCCCTGGGGCACAACCCGTTGCCGGGCAGCCTGCACGACGCCATCCGCGTCATGGAGGATTCCGAACTCGTCGCCGAGGTCCTCGGCGAGCAGGTCTTCGACTCGTTCCTGCGCAACAAGCGCGACGAGTGGTCGGCCTATCGCCAGAACGTCTCGCCGTTCGAGATCAACCGGTACCTCGGCATCCTCTAG
- the ppgK gene encoding polyphosphate--glucose phosphotransferase, whose amino-acid sequence MAKDTKKDKPTTAIGVDIGGTGMKGGIVDLKRGKLIGDRFRIPTPKPSTPEAVAEVLAEIVEELMKRDEAPAADTPIGAAFPAIIDEGVARSAANIDDSWIDADVDRIFTERLGRDVHVINDADAAGLAEARYGAGENIAGSVLAITLGTGIGSAMLYDGQLIPNFELGHLELDGHGAETRASAAAREREDLPWDEYAQRLQRYFSHVEFLFSPKLFIVGGGISKRSEDYLPLLNLRTPIVTAKLKNNAGIVGAGLQAALHFKLVK is encoded by the coding sequence ATGGCCAAGGACACCAAGAAGGACAAGCCGACGACGGCGATCGGCGTCGACATCGGCGGCACCGGCATGAAGGGCGGCATCGTCGACCTGAAGCGGGGCAAACTCATCGGCGACCGGTTCCGGATCCCGACGCCCAAGCCCTCGACGCCCGAGGCTGTCGCGGAGGTGCTCGCCGAGATCGTCGAGGAGTTGATGAAGCGCGACGAGGCCCCCGCAGCGGACACGCCCATCGGCGCGGCCTTCCCCGCCATCATCGACGAGGGTGTCGCACGTTCGGCCGCCAACATCGACGACTCGTGGATCGATGCCGACGTCGACCGCATCTTCACGGAGCGCCTCGGCCGAGACGTGCACGTCATCAACGACGCCGACGCCGCGGGTCTCGCCGAGGCACGCTACGGTGCCGGCGAGAACATCGCCGGCTCAGTTCTGGCCATCACGCTGGGCACGGGCATCGGTTCCGCGATGCTCTACGACGGGCAGCTGATCCCCAACTTCGAGCTCGGCCACCTCGAGCTGGACGGGCACGGCGCGGAGACCCGTGCTTCCGCCGCGGCGCGCGAGCGCGAGGACCTGCCCTGGGATGAATACGCCCAGCGCCTGCAACGCTACTTCTCCCATGTCGAGTTCCTGTTCTCGCCGAAACTGTTCATTGTCGGCGGCGGGATCTCCAAGCGCAGCGAGGACTACCTGCCGCTGCTGAATCTGCGCACACCGATCGTCACGGCGAAGCTAAAGAACAACGCCGGAATCGTCGGAGCCGGCCTGCAGGCCGCGCTGCACTTCAAGCTCGTCAAGTAG
- a CDS encoding bifunctional [glutamine synthetase] adenylyltransferase/[glutamine synthetase]-adenylyl-L-tyrosine phosphorylase, with product MFTTRDFITAGFDDVERARTFLGAPELAPCDPAHLLEGLSTAADPDQALLSLVRLAERCPDVTGFVADARIRPRLFRLLGASEALTEFLLRHPDQLSLLRLDDAACGQQSAGELRRRALESVGADGPDGQWVAGTAGPEGAQALRVAYRAEIVRIALRDLNAADPLAVMPSVGAELADAAAAAIEAALAVARADLAQHYAPDDVAKVRLSVIGMGKCGARELNYISDVDVIYVHEAEGLEESDAAGIAAALASAMSQIVGSSGMEPGLWEVDPNLRPEGKDGALSRTLDSHITYYERWAQSWEFQALLKARHLAGDAALGRDYEAAVAPMIWSCSERDGFVESVQGMRRRVTENIPQQEVARQIKLGPGGLRDVEFTVQLLQLVHGRADVSVRVRDTTGAIRDLSEAGYIGRTDAIDFDSAYRYLRVLEHRIQLVHLRRTHLMPTKDSARRALARAAQPPSAAKRHSAELLMDRWQQTKRQVKSLHERIFYRPLLATAANLSTDEVKLSPEAAQARLAALGYLDPQGAMRHIEALTAGVSRRASLQRQLLPILLGWIAEGASPDAGLLGFRRISERLGESPWYLGLLRDSNAAAERLCRILSSSRLLTDWLEVSSESVAWLGSDDELKPMPAEQLLRENAAKLRRHNNSESGMRLVRINRRREMLRTALAEGAGLIDVEEVGASLSNADGACVQAALTVAEKEESDQRELITDVVVIAMGRQGGQEIGYGSDADVMFVHRTRDGADGQAAQEQATRIVTRISQLLTAPLKPAVPAEIKLTVDAALRPEGKQGALVRSLDAYREYYRKWALVWERQALLRARPMAGDEALAAEFMEVVDHVRYGTGLSEDDRREVRRIKARVEAERLPRGADPALHVKLGRGGLSDVEWLVQIIQMEHAGEHPALQTPSTLPALRAIADAGLLEREDAELLDAAWRLATRVRSATLIATGRPSDVLPRSWQDLEAVGRWCGYEQGGGGHLEEDYRKATRLARQVFEREFYGFH from the coding sequence GTGTTCACGACTCGCGACTTCATCACCGCCGGGTTCGACGACGTCGAGCGCGCCCGCACATTCCTCGGGGCCCCGGAGCTGGCGCCGTGCGATCCAGCCCACCTGCTGGAGGGGCTTTCGACGGCCGCCGACCCGGATCAGGCGCTGCTGAGCCTGGTCCGGCTGGCCGAACGATGCCCTGACGTGACCGGCTTCGTCGCCGACGCGCGGATCCGGCCGCGGCTCTTCCGCCTGCTGGGTGCGTCCGAGGCGCTGACGGAGTTCCTGCTGCGCCATCCGGACCAGTTGTCGCTCCTGCGACTCGACGATGCCGCCTGCGGCCAGCAATCGGCGGGGGAGCTGCGTCGTCGTGCGCTTGAATCTGTCGGGGCCGATGGGCCCGACGGGCAATGGGTGGCGGGGACGGCGGGGCCGGAGGGCGCGCAGGCGCTGCGTGTGGCCTACCGGGCTGAGATCGTGAGGATTGCGCTGCGTGACCTCAACGCGGCAGATCCGCTCGCCGTCATGCCGTCGGTCGGCGCCGAGCTAGCAGACGCCGCAGCGGCGGCGATCGAGGCAGCGCTCGCGGTCGCGCGCGCCGACCTCGCGCAGCACTACGCGCCCGACGACGTCGCCAAGGTGCGCCTGAGCGTCATCGGCATGGGCAAGTGCGGCGCGCGGGAGCTGAACTACATCTCGGACGTGGACGTGATCTACGTGCACGAGGCGGAGGGGCTCGAGGAGTCGGACGCTGCCGGGATCGCCGCCGCCCTGGCGAGTGCGATGTCCCAGATCGTCGGATCCTCCGGCATGGAGCCCGGCTTGTGGGAAGTCGACCCGAACCTGCGGCCGGAGGGCAAGGACGGGGCCCTGTCGAGGACGCTGGACTCGCACATCACTTACTACGAGCGGTGGGCGCAGAGCTGGGAATTCCAGGCGCTGCTGAAGGCGCGCCACCTCGCCGGCGACGCCGCACTCGGCCGGGACTACGAGGCGGCCGTGGCGCCCATGATCTGGTCCTGTTCCGAACGCGACGGGTTCGTCGAGTCCGTCCAGGGAATGCGGCGGCGCGTGACCGAGAACATCCCCCAGCAGGAGGTGGCCCGGCAGATCAAACTGGGGCCCGGCGGGTTGCGCGACGTCGAGTTCACGGTGCAGCTGCTGCAGCTCGTGCACGGCCGCGCCGACGTGAGCGTGCGCGTGCGGGATACCACCGGCGCGATCCGCGACTTGAGCGAGGCCGGCTACATCGGGCGTACCGACGCCATCGACTTCGACAGCGCGTATCGGTACCTGCGTGTTCTCGAGCACCGGATCCAGCTCGTGCACCTGCGCCGAACCCACCTGATGCCGACCAAGGATTCGGCGCGACGCGCGTTGGCGCGTGCCGCCCAGCCGCCGTCTGCCGCGAAGCGGCACAGTGCTGAGCTCCTGATGGATCGGTGGCAGCAGACGAAGCGTCAGGTCAAGTCCCTGCACGAACGCATCTTCTACCGCCCTCTGCTCGCGACGGCGGCGAACCTCAGCACCGATGAGGTCAAACTGAGCCCGGAGGCTGCACAGGCGCGGCTCGCTGCACTCGGCTACCTCGACCCGCAGGGGGCGATGCGCCACATCGAGGCCCTGACGGCCGGGGTGAGCCGCCGCGCGTCCCTGCAGCGGCAGCTGCTGCCGATCCTGCTGGGCTGGATCGCCGAGGGTGCCAGCCCCGACGCCGGACTGCTGGGTTTCCGCCGCATCAGCGAGCGACTGGGGGAGAGTCCCTGGTATCTGGGGCTGCTGCGCGACTCGAATGCGGCCGCTGAACGGCTCTGTCGCATCCTTTCGTCCTCGCGGCTACTCACCGACTGGTTGGAGGTCTCGTCGGAGTCGGTGGCCTGGCTCGGCAGTGACGACGAGCTCAAGCCGATGCCAGCTGAACAGCTGCTGCGCGAAAACGCGGCGAAGCTGCGCAGGCACAACAACTCGGAATCGGGGATGCGGCTCGTGCGGATCAACCGCCGCCGCGAGATGCTCCGCACCGCGCTGGCCGAGGGGGCCGGACTGATCGACGTCGAAGAGGTGGGGGCCTCCCTGTCCAATGCCGACGGCGCCTGCGTTCAGGCGGCGCTGACGGTCGCTGAGAAGGAGGAGAGCGATCAGCGCGAGCTGATCACCGACGTCGTCGTCATCGCGATGGGGCGCCAAGGCGGGCAGGAGATCGGCTACGGTTCGGACGCAGACGTCATGTTCGTGCACCGGACGCGTGACGGGGCCGACGGGCAGGCGGCCCAGGAGCAGGCCACGCGGATCGTGACCCGCATCAGCCAGCTCCTGACGGCGCCGCTCAAGCCCGCCGTTCCCGCCGAGATCAAGCTGACCGTCGACGCCGCGCTCCGGCCCGAGGGCAAGCAGGGCGCACTTGTGCGCTCGCTCGACGCCTATCGCGAGTACTACCGCAAGTGGGCGCTCGTGTGGGAGCGTCAAGCGCTGCTGCGCGCGCGACCGATGGCCGGCGACGAGGCCCTCGCGGCGGAGTTCATGGAGGTCGTCGACCACGTCCGCTACGGGACGGGCTTGAGCGAAGACGATCGGAGGGAGGTCCGCCGGATCAAGGCCCGCGTCGAGGCAGAGCGGCTGCCGCGTGGCGCCGACCCCGCCCTGCACGTCAAGCTCGGCCGGGGCGGTCTCAGCGATGTCGAATGGCTCGTCCAGATCATCCAGATGGAACACGCGGGGGAGCACCCGGCACTGCAGACCCCGTCGACGCTGCCGGCGCTGCGGGCGATCGCCGACGCCGGCTTGCTGGAGCGCGAGGACGCGGAATTGCTCGACGCCGCGTGGAGGCTCGCGACTCGCGTCCGCAGTGCCACGCTCATCGCGACCGGCAGGCCTTCCGATGTGCTGCCCCGCAGCTGGCAGGACCTCGAGGCGGTGGGACGCTGGTGCGGCTACGAGCAGGGCGGCGGCGGGCACCTCGAGGAGGATTACCGGAAAGCGACCCGGCTGGCGCGCCAGGTGTTCGAGCGGGAGTTCTACGGGTTCCACTAG
- the map gene encoding type I methionyl aminopeptidase, giving the protein MAISTAPTGQLTPGTPTPIRTVPTSIRRPEYVGKPAPAEYEGSDVYDAETIEKIRHASKIAAGALDAVGRAVAPGVTTDELDRIGHEFLLDHHAYPSTLGYRGFPKSTCTSINEVICHGIPDTTRLEDGDIVNVDITAFVDGVHGDTNRTFLSGDVDDDSRLLVERTEESLRRAIKAVAPGREINVIGRTITSYAKRFGYGVVRDFTGHGVGKAFHTGLIIPHYDAAPAYNQQIEPGMVFTIEPMLTLGTTEWEMWEDGWTAVTRDRKRTAQFEHTLVVTESGAEVLTVP; this is encoded by the coding sequence ATGGCCATCTCCACCGCTCCCACAGGACAACTGACCCCCGGCACACCCACGCCGATCCGCACCGTTCCGACGTCGATCCGCCGACCCGAGTACGTCGGCAAGCCGGCGCCGGCCGAGTACGAAGGCTCCGACGTCTACGACGCCGAGACGATCGAGAAGATCCGTCACGCCTCGAAGATCGCCGCCGGCGCCCTCGACGCGGTCGGCCGCGCGGTCGCCCCGGGCGTCACGACCGACGAACTGGACCGCATCGGGCACGAATTCCTGCTCGATCACCACGCCTACCCCTCGACGTTGGGGTACCGCGGCTTCCCGAAGAGCACGTGCACGTCGATCAACGAGGTCATCTGCCACGGCATCCCGGACACGACCCGGCTCGAGGACGGCGACATCGTCAACGTCGATATCACGGCCTTCGTCGACGGGGTGCACGGCGACACCAACCGCACCTTCTTGTCCGGCGACGTCGACGACGACTCGCGACTGCTCGTGGAACGTACCGAGGAATCCCTGCGCCGCGCGATCAAGGCGGTGGCTCCGGGACGCGAGATCAACGTCATCGGACGGACGATCACCTCGTACGCCAAACGCTTCGGCTACGGCGTCGTCCGCGACTTCACCGGCCACGGCGTCGGCAAGGCGTTCCACACCGGACTCATCATCCCGCACTACGACGCCGCCCCTGCCTACAACCAGCAGATCGAGCCAGGCATGGTGTTCACGATCGAACCGATGCTCACGCTCGGGACGACCGAGTGGGAGATGTGGGAGGACGGCTGGACAGCCGTGACCCGCGACCGCAAGCGCACCGCCCAGTTCGAGCACACGCTCGTCGTCACGGAATCGGGCGCCGAGGTACTGACCGTCCCGTAG
- the nrdR gene encoding transcriptional regulator NrdR — protein MHCPYCRNTDSRVVDSRVADDGSAIRRRRQCGECGRRFTTVETASLSVIKRSGVAEPFSRSKVISGVRKACQGRPVTDDDLAVLAQEVEEAVRLSGTAEIDAHQVGLAILGPLQKLDQVAFLRFASVYQGFESLEDFEASIAKLRAESPDTPMGIQRPLTAD, from the coding sequence ATGCACTGCCCGTATTGCCGCAATACCGACTCGCGTGTCGTCGACTCCCGCGTCGCCGACGACGGATCCGCGATCAGGCGCCGCCGCCAGTGCGGCGAGTGCGGGCGCCGGTTCACGACCGTCGAGACCGCCAGCCTGTCCGTGATCAAGCGCTCCGGCGTGGCGGAACCGTTCAGCCGGTCCAAGGTCATCAGCGGCGTGCGCAAGGCCTGCCAGGGCCGACCGGTCACGGACGACGACCTGGCGGTGCTGGCGCAGGAGGTCGAGGAGGCCGTCCGGCTTTCGGGTACCGCCGAAATCGACGCCCACCAGGTCGGCCTCGCGATCCTCGGGCCGCTGCAGAAGCTCGATCAGGTGGCGTTCCTGCGTTTCGCCAGCGTGTACCAGGGGTTCGAGTCCCTCGAGGACTTCGAGGCGTCCATCGCGAAGCTCCGCGCCGAAAGCCCGGACACGCCCATGGGCATCCAGCGGCCGCTGACGGCCGACTGA
- the panB gene encoding 3-methyl-2-oxobutanoate hydroxymethyltransferase has product MSSEQRAPYANSAAEADEAPSATTPAKIRTHHLAQAKAEGRRFSMLTAYDTLMAEVFDEAGVETLLVGDSAANNVMGHATTLPITLDEMIVFAKSVVSGAKRALVVVDLPFGSYEASVEQAVTTGVRLMKESGVHAVKLEGGAYYADHVRALTAAGVPVIGHIGFTPQSEHALGGYRVQGRGDAAQALIEDALALEAAGAFCVLMEMVPAAAAARVDEALSVPTIGIGAGNATTGQVLVWQDLLGLRRGRLPRFVKQYADLRSVVHDAVTAYRSDVASGAFPDTEHSF; this is encoded by the coding sequence ATGAGTTCTGAGCAGAGAGCACCGTACGCCAACTCCGCCGCGGAAGCCGATGAGGCCCCCTCGGCGACGACGCCAGCGAAGATCCGCACCCACCACCTGGCCCAGGCCAAGGCGGAGGGGCGCAGGTTCTCGATGCTGACCGCGTACGACACGCTCATGGCCGAGGTGTTCGACGAGGCCGGCGTGGAGACGCTACTCGTCGGCGACTCCGCCGCCAACAACGTGATGGGCCACGCCACGACCCTGCCGATCACCCTCGACGAGATGATCGTCTTCGCCAAGTCCGTCGTCTCCGGCGCCAAACGCGCGCTCGTCGTCGTCGATCTGCCGTTCGGCTCCTACGAGGCCTCCGTCGAGCAAGCCGTGACGACCGGTGTGCGCCTCATGAAGGAATCGGGCGTGCACGCCGTGAAGCTCGAGGGGGGCGCCTACTACGCCGACCACGTGCGGGCGCTGACCGCCGCCGGCGTGCCCGTCATCGGCCACATCGGGTTCACCCCGCAGAGTGAACACGCCCTCGGCGGCTATCGCGTCCAGGGCCGCGGCGACGCCGCCCAGGCGCTCATCGAGGACGCGCTGGCGCTCGAAGCAGCCGGCGCGTTCTGCGTGCTCATGGAGATGGTGCCCGCGGCAGCCGCCGCCCGCGTGGACGAGGCGCTGTCCGTCCCGACGATCGGCATCGGCGCCGGCAACGCCACGACGGGCCAGGTCCTCGTCTGGCAGGACCTGCTCGGCCTGCGCCGGGGCCGCCTGCCGCGCTTCGTGAAGCAGTATGCGGACCTGCGCTCCGTGGTGCACGACGCCGTCACCGCCTATCGCTCAGATGTCGCCTCGGGCGCATTTCCCGACACGGAGCACTCGTTCTAG
- the hisD gene encoding histidinol dehydrogenase — MDLRASATGHVLTHAELKALMPRPEQDSGTAASAVEETIARVRADGFSALAELASRFDGVEQSTTLVPAAELERAAAGLDPAVRAALDESIARARDFAAAQRPHDASSTFGNGAVVTQRWVPVRRVGLYVPGGLAVYPSSVVMNAVPALAAGVGSLALASPPQREFGGLPHPTILAAAHLLGIEEVHAVGGAQAVAAFAYGIEASGDAAAIEPVDVVTGPGNIFVATAKRLVKGVVGIDAEAGPTEIAILADDSADPAFVAADMISQAEHDPNAAAVLITDSERLASGVRAALAEQIATTKHHERVVAALGGRQSAIVLVDDVDAGLRVCNVYAAEHLEIHTRDAKETAARVTAAGAVFVGPYSPVSLGDYSAGSNHVLPTSGTAAYASGLNVATFMKAIQVIDYSEEALADVAGHVVALARAEDLPAHGDAVLVRGVGQ; from the coding sequence ATGGACCTGCGCGCAAGCGCGACGGGCCACGTGCTGACCCACGCCGAGCTCAAGGCGCTCATGCCGCGGCCCGAGCAGGACTCGGGCACCGCCGCGTCCGCCGTCGAGGAGACCATCGCCCGTGTCCGCGCGGACGGCTTCAGCGCGCTGGCCGAGCTCGCATCGCGATTCGACGGCGTTGAGCAGAGCACCACCCTCGTACCCGCCGCCGAGCTGGAGCGCGCCGCCGCCGGTCTCGATCCGGCGGTGAGGGCCGCACTCGACGAGTCCATCGCGCGCGCCCGCGACTTCGCCGCTGCACAGCGGCCGCACGACGCGTCGTCGACGTTCGGCAACGGAGCCGTGGTGACCCAGCGCTGGGTACCCGTCCGCCGCGTGGGCCTGTACGTCCCGGGCGGGCTCGCCGTCTACCCGAGCTCCGTGGTCATGAACGCTGTACCGGCGCTTGCCGCCGGTGTCGGCTCGCTGGCCTTGGCCTCGCCGCCGCAGCGCGAGTTCGGCGGGCTGCCGCACCCGACGATCCTCGCGGCCGCACACCTGCTGGGCATCGAGGAGGTGCACGCCGTGGGCGGCGCCCAGGCCGTGGCCGCGTTCGCCTACGGCATCGAGGCCTCCGGCGATGCGGCCGCCATCGAACCGGTCGACGTCGTCACGGGTCCGGGGAACATCTTCGTCGCCACGGCCAAACGGCTGGTCAAGGGCGTCGTCGGCATCGACGCCGAGGCCGGCCCCACGGAGATCGCGATCCTCGCGGATGACAGCGCCGACCCGGCCTTCGTCGCGGCCGACATGATCAGCCAGGCCGAGCACGATCCGAATGCGGCAGCGGTGCTCATCACCGACTCCGAGCGCCTCGCGTCCGGGGTGCGCGCCGCGCTGGCCGAGCAGATCGCCACGACCAAGCACCACGAGCGGGTCGTCGCGGCCCTCGGGGGACGGCAGTCGGCGATCGTCCTGGTCGACGACGTCGACGCCGGGCTGCGGGTGTGCAACGTGTACGCGGCAGAACACCTCGAGATCCACACCCGCGACGCGAAGGAAACCGCGGCGCGGGTGACCGCCGCAGGGGCCGTTTTCGTCGGACCGTACAGCCCCGTGAGCCTCGGCGACTACAGCGCCGGTTCCAACCACGTGCTGCCGACGTCCGGGACGGCCGCCTACGCCTCGGGGCTGAACGTCGCGACCTTCATGAAGGCGATCCAGGTCATCGACTACTCGGAGGAGGCTCTGGCGGACGTCGCCGGGCACGTCGTCGCCCTGGCGCGTGCGGAGGATCTTCCGGCGCACGGCGACGCTGTCCTCGTGCGCGGGGTGGGGCAGTAG